In Sebaldella termitidis ATCC 33386, one DNA window encodes the following:
- the carA gene encoding glutamine-hydrolyzing carbamoyl-phosphate synthase small subunit produces MKAKLILENGMIFHGEAFGYLEETVGELVFTTVMTGYQEVLTDPSYHGQIVVMTYPLIGNYGINLEDMQSDRVRVKGFIIKEDAKLPNNFRCEITLEAYLKQNKVMGLKNIDTRHLTRIIRDTGTKKAVITTRDLSQEELGNIFFSFSNSDAVKQVTRKDILKIEGSKEKIAIIDFGIKKHIIESFAKRNCDIRVFPAYTDYETIMEYNPDALFLSNGPGDPEDLPEAIELVKKVIGKKPVIGICLGHQIAALAMGGKTAKMRFGHRGGNHPVKDIEKNKIYISSQNHGYKVTELPEGTVLSHVNLNDNSIEGMKNKELKVYTVQFHPEASPGPEETAYIFDDFLNMIREG; encoded by the coding sequence ATGAAAGCAAAACTGATTTTAGAAAACGGCATGATTTTTCACGGTGAAGCTTTCGGTTATCTGGAAGAAACAGTGGGTGAACTTGTATTTACCACAGTTATGACAGGATATCAGGAAGTACTTACAGATCCGTCTTATCACGGGCAGATAGTGGTTATGACTTATCCGCTTATAGGAAACTATGGAATTAATCTGGAGGACATGCAGTCTGACAGGGTAAGGGTAAAAGGGTTTATTATAAAAGAGGATGCAAAACTCCCGAATAATTTCAGGTGTGAGATAACGCTTGAGGCATATTTAAAGCAAAATAAAGTAATGGGACTAAAAAATATAGATACAAGACACCTAACAAGGATAATAAGGGATACTGGGACAAAAAAAGCAGTTATTACTACCAGAGATTTGTCACAGGAAGAACTCGGGAATATATTTTTTTCATTCTCAAATTCTGATGCCGTAAAGCAGGTTACAAGAAAAGATATACTTAAAATAGAGGGCAGTAAAGAAAAAATAGCAATAATAGATTTTGGAATAAAAAAACACATAATAGAATCTTTCGCAAAGAGAAACTGTGATATAAGAGTATTTCCTGCATATACTGACTATGAAACAATCATGGAGTATAATCCGGACGCATTGTTTCTTTCAAACGGTCCCGGAGATCCGGAAGATCTTCCGGAAGCAATAGAACTGGTAAAAAAAGTAATAGGAAAAAAACCTGTAATAGGAATATGTCTGGGACATCAGATAGCAGCACTGGCAATGGGCGGAAAAACAGCAAAAATGAGATTCGGGCACAGGGGAGGAAACCATCCGGTAAAAGACATAGAAAAAAATAAAATATATATAAGCTCACAGAATCACGGCTATAAAGTAACCGAGCTTCCGGAAGGAACAGTGCTTAGTCATGTGAATCTAAATGATAATTCCATTGAGGGAATGAAAAATAAGGAGCTGAAGGTGTATACAGTACAGTTTCACCCGGAAGCTTCTCCGGGTCCGGAAGAAACTGCATATATTTTTGATGATTTTCTTAATATGATAAGAGAGGGATAA